In Cicer arietinum cultivar CDC Frontier isolate Library 1 chromosome 7, Cicar.CDCFrontier_v2.0, whole genome shotgun sequence, a single window of DNA contains:
- the LOC113787553 gene encoding cell wall / vacuolar inhibitor of fructosidase 1-like, whose protein sequence is MKKISICVSFLFINLLHVSCSLVPQNNDLVDQVCKKTPYYDLCISTLQSNPQAKNTDTKGIALIMVKDIVSNLNDTLNFTQGLIKKTSDVGLKKNLDFCAETYIPLVKYVLPQAADAVNQSRFEYANYSINDAGKEIGSCNNKFSGSTTSPLSDRNVTIQKLFDIASAILKLL, encoded by the coding sequence atgaagaaaatttcaatttgtgtctcatttttatttatcaaccTTCTTCATGTGTCTTGTTCACTTGTTCCACAAAATAATGATTTAGTGGACCAAGTATGCAAAAAGACACCATATTATGATTTATGCATTTCCACACTACAATCCAATCCTCAAGCCAAAAATACTGATACTAAGGGTATAGCCCTTATAATGGTGAAGGATATTGTATCAAATCTTAATGACACATTGAATTTCACTCAAggtcttataaaaaaaacatctgACGTGGGTTTGAAGAAAAACTTAGATTTTTGTGCTGAGACATACATTCCATTGGTGAAATATGTTCTGCCACAAGCAGCAGATGCTGTAAACCAAAGTAGATTTGAGTATGCGAATTACTCCATCAATGATGCTGGAAAGGAAATTGGTTCTTGTAACAATAAATTCTCAGGCTCAACAACTTCACCCTTAAGTGATAGGAATGTCACTATACAAAAATTGTTTGATATTGCTTCTGCCATactaaaacttttataa